In Rutidosis leptorrhynchoides isolate AG116_Rl617_1_P2 chromosome 2, CSIRO_AGI_Rlap_v1, whole genome shotgun sequence, one genomic interval encodes:
- the LOC139889067 gene encoding uncharacterized protein, whose product MDFGPIPFKCYNTWNNGYEFVFLVNDATLEAFNVIGLTLHDKIKIVKDKIECWSKQRRSNGSNMIEVLMGRVNELEALAKLTKLQPDILENICSERLEVIHELDKLERDESIDLKQKSRVKWDVEGDKNSKFFHSLIKQRQKDQMINGIKINEKWITTPDVIKNTFLKFYKVAYLAYITQAFRDSIMPKGVVSAFLTLRPKVSNPSFIKDYHTIFLISATSEVITKILTSIL is encoded by the exons ATGGACTTTGGTCCTATTCCTTTCAAGTGTTACAATACTTGGAACAATGGTTACGAATTTGTTTTTTTGGTGAATGATGCAACTTTGGAGGCATTTAATGTGATCGGGCTTACTTTACATGATAAAATAAAAATCGTTAAGGATAAAATAGAATGTTGGTCCAAACAAAGGCGATCTAATGGGTCAAACATGATAGAAGTGTTAATGGGTCGTGTTAATGAGTTAGAGGCCCTAGCCAAGTTAACTAAGTTACAACCTGACATACTGGAAAATATTTGTAGCGAGCGCTTGGAGGTTATTCACGAATTAGATAAATTGGAAAGGGACGAAAGCATTGATTTAAAACAGAAGTCACGTGTCAAATGGGATGTAGAAGGCGACAAGAATTCTAAATTTTTTCACAGTTTAATTAAGCAAAGACAAAAGGATCAAATGATCAATGGTATTAAAATTAATGAGAAATGGATCACGACTCCGGATGTCATAAAAAACACCTTCCTCAAGTTCTATAAG GTGGCGTATTTAGCTTATATCACGCAAGCTTTCAGGGATAGTATTATGCCAAAAGGTGTCGTCTCAGCTTTCCTCACATTAAGACCTAAGGTTTCGAATCCTTCTTTCATCAAAGATTATCATACTATTTTTCTCATTAGTGCTACCTCAGAGGTGATTACCAAGATCCTCACGTctatattatga